TGGTGTCGAGCGGATCGAGCGGATTCTGGTTCTGCAGCTGCGTCGTGAGCAACGTCAGGAAAGTCTGGAAATTATCCGCAATCCCGGTCGTCGCCGTCGAGGCGGTGGTGGTCTTGTCGGTGCTCGGCGTCGTCTTTCCCGATACGACCGGCGTTGGCATGGATACGTCGACTGCCATGGTGATCTCCTCAGACCCTGATATCGACGCCGCTGCTCGAACCGAGCATGCGGCCATAGGTACGTCCTGCGATGACGGCGGGAATGCTGTCTTCTTCGGCCACGACGAGGCGATGGGCGTTGGGAGCCGATCCGTCCCCGTTGTTCTGGCCGGATGATGACTGGTCGCGCAGGCTGAACTGCAGGCCGCCGTCGCCGGTCAAGAGCCCGGCGTCGTTGAGCGCGCGCTGCAGCTGCGGGGCGTCCTGGCGCAACATCGACAGCGTTTCCGCCTTTTCGACCATGAGATGCGAAGTCACGAGGCCGTTGCGGTCGACGTCGATGCGGACGTCGATGCGGCCAAGATCGGCGGGATCGAGCCGGATTTCGAAGCGGCTCTTGCCACTTCGCGCCGACACGGCAATCTCGAGCGCCAGGCCGCCGAGCGGCACCGCCGCATCGGTTGCCGCCGTGACGGTCAACGGCGCTGCGGCGGCGGCCGGGCCGGCGTGAAGCTGCGGCTGGATCGCGTTGGCCGCCTGCACGCCAGTGCCGGATGGATCGAGCGGCGTTGGTCCGGCCTGGGCGGCGGTCGGAGGCGCCAGGCCCGATCCGTTGGCCGCCGATGCCGACGGAGCGCCGGCGGAGCCGTCCGCTTTCGCCGCGTCGATCGCCTCGTGTCCGGCCTTCGGTTTGCCGGCGGCGGGCGCTGGTTGCGCGACATGACTGGCCGGTGTTGCGGTCGATATGGCTGTCGCGGCGGGATCGCCCGTGCCAGGCACGGCGTCGGAGCCATCGGATGCCGCAGTCGGGGTTTGGGTCGCCGCTGCCTTGGCCGGCGTCGCGGCCTTCGGCGCCACCGGCGCGGCAACGGACGCGGCCAATGCCACGCCGGCCGCCGGGATTGCGTCGGTCTCGGCCGCCGGTTGCGCAGCGGCGGCAGCGGTCGCTGCGGTCTGCGCATCGGCCTTTGCCGCGGCGGCTGCATTGGGCGTGCCCGCGGCGGCAGCTGCGCCGGCGTCTGGATCGATCTTGGCCTGCGCGGATGAAGCGACCGCGGAGGCGCCGGTGTCCGATGCGCTCGCCGCAATGGCGGCGGCTGCGATCGCAAGCGGCGCCGTCGCATTGCCGGACGCGGGCGAAGCAGCAGGAACCGCCGTCGCAGCGGCAGCAATCGGCACCGCGACCGGGTCGGGCGTCGTCGCGACAGCGCCGTCCTGCACTGCCGGGGCAGCGGCATCGGCCGCAGAATCGTTTGCCGCAGACTCGTCGGAGGCCTGCTCTGCGTCTGATCTCGTCGCGGGCTCGCCCTTCGAAGTGCCGGGCCTGGCGTCGGCGCGCGAGGCCGCGTCGGTGTTGATCCCGGCGCGCCGTCTGGAATTGGCGACACGATCGTCTGCATCGTTCCGGGCCGCCCGGTCGGCAGCCGCGGCGTCGCGCGACCGCCTGACGTCGGCTGCCGTTGCAGCGGCATCGTCGGAGCGGCGTT
The sequence above is drawn from the Bradyrhizobium sediminis genome and encodes:
- a CDS encoding flagellar hook-length control protein FliK, with the protein product MTTDPTASVSFQAPAPRSARSDQSPGNDSFAALVDSNAPPDANDNAHADAQSASQRRSDDAAATAADVRRSRDAAAADRAARNDADDRVANSRRRAGINTDAASRADARPGTSKGEPATRSDAEQASDESAANDSAADAAAPAVQDGAVATTPDPVAVPIAAAATAVPAASPASGNATAPLAIAAAAIAASASDTGASAVASSAQAKIDPDAGAAAAAGTPNAAAAAKADAQTAATAAAAAQPAAETDAIPAAGVALAASVAAPVAPKAATPAKAAATQTPTAASDGSDAVPGTGDPAATAISTATPASHVAQPAPAAGKPKAGHEAIDAAKADGSAGAPSASAANGSGLAPPTAAQAGPTPLDPSGTGVQAANAIQPQLHAGPAAAAAPLTVTAATDAAVPLGGLALEIAVSARSGKSRFEIRLDPADLGRIDVRIDVDRNGLVTSHLMVEKAETLSMLRQDAPQLQRALNDAGLLTGDGGLQFSLRDQSSSGQNNGDGSAPNAHRLVVAEEDSIPAVIAGRTYGRMLGSSSGVDIRV